A single Deinococcus sp. Leaf326 DNA region contains:
- a CDS encoding MDR family MFS transporter: MNTASLSHREKLLAFAGILTVLFLSSLNLTVVGSAMPRVIADLGGFHLYAWAFTAYSLATTVTIPVVGTISDKYGRRPLILLGILIFALGSVGLGFVQSMEQLIILRAVQGIGGGTLMAMSFTAIADLFTPIERGRYQGYTGAVWGVSSVVGPLVGGFLTDHLGWRSVFFVNLPFAVLAAFFVWRFFRLPAPGAKGKFDALGAALLAGTVVSLTLAMSWGGGTYAWGSGRILGLLAVTVLLGAAYGWHSRRQERPILDLRLLRDRGIAVASFAGFLMSAGMYAAILYLPLYMQGVRGSSASGSGLALTPLMVGLIVTSTISGQIVSRTGRYKWLINVGALVAAGALFLSASLSLTTPLWIAVGLMVLLGFGLGPVNSQLTLAVQNAAPREKLGSATSGNQFFRQIGGTLAVSLFGALVNSQLAQNLGAQLPAAATALPAQFQDAVANPNLLTSAQAQEQLGGALGQLGHAELLTPILNALRSVMVGAIDHVFLISAVLVALAFVLTLVLPERPLATRPVKAAKDGAVAAD, translated from the coding sequence ATGAATACCGCCTCACTGTCCCACCGCGAGAAACTGCTCGCCTTCGCCGGCATCCTGACGGTGCTGTTTCTGTCCAGCCTGAACCTGACGGTGGTGGGCAGCGCCATGCCGCGCGTCATCGCCGACCTGGGCGGCTTTCACCTGTATGCCTGGGCCTTCACGGCCTACTCACTCGCCACGACTGTTACCATTCCGGTCGTCGGGACCATCAGCGACAAGTACGGCCGGCGGCCGCTGATCCTGCTGGGCATCCTGATCTTCGCGCTGGGCAGCGTGGGTCTGGGCTTCGTGCAGAGCATGGAGCAGCTCATCATCCTGCGCGCCGTTCAGGGCATCGGCGGCGGCACGCTCATGGCCATGAGCTTCACGGCCATCGCCGACCTCTTTACTCCCATCGAACGTGGGCGCTACCAGGGCTACACGGGCGCGGTGTGGGGGGTCAGCAGCGTGGTCGGGCCGCTCGTCGGGGGCTTTCTGACCGACCATCTGGGCTGGCGCAGCGTGTTCTTCGTGAACCTGCCGTTCGCGGTGCTGGCGGCCTTCTTCGTCTGGCGCTTCTTCCGGCTGCCGGCGCCGGGTGCCAAGGGCAAGTTCGACGCCCTGGGCGCCGCGCTACTCGCCGGCACGGTCGTCTCCCTCACGCTGGCGATGTCGTGGGGTGGGGGCACCTACGCCTGGGGCAGCGGGCGAATTCTGGGCCTTCTCGCCGTCACCGTGCTCCTGGGCGCGGCCTACGGCTGGCACAGCCGCCGTCAGGAACGCCCGATTCTGGACCTGCGGCTGCTGCGTGACCGGGGCATCGCCGTAGCGTCCTTCGCCGGCTTCCTGATGAGCGCGGGAATGTACGCCGCGATCCTGTACCTGCCGCTGTACATGCAGGGCGTGCGCGGCAGCAGCGCCTCGGGCAGTGGGCTGGCCCTGACGCCCCTGATGGTCGGGCTGATCGTGACGAGTACCATTTCGGGCCAGATCGTGAGCCGTACGGGCCGTTACAAGTGGCTGATCAACGTGGGCGCTCTGGTCGCTGCCGGCGCGCTGTTCCTGAGCGCCAGCCTCTCGCTGACCACGCCGCTGTGGATCGCCGTGGGCCTCATGGTGCTGCTGGGCTTCGGGTTGGGGCCAGTGAACAGCCAGCTCACCCTGGCGGTGCAGAATGCCGCGCCCCGCGAGAAACTGGGCAGCGCCACCAGCGGCAACCAGTTCTTCCGCCAGATCGGCGGCACGCTGGCCGTCAGTCTGTTCGGCGCGCTCGTGAACTCGCAGCTCGCGCAGAACCTCGGCGCGCAGTTGCCGGCCGCCGCGACGGCCCTGCCCGCACAGTTCCAGGACGCGGTCGCCAACCCCAACCTCCTGACGAGCGCGCAGGCGCAGGAGCAGCTCGGCGGCGCGCTGGGGCAGCTCGGACACGCCGAACTCCTGACGCCCATCCTGAACGCGCTGCGCTCGGTGATGGTCGGGGCCATCGACCATGTCTTCCTGATCTCGGCCGTGCTCGTGGCCCTCGCCTTCGTGCTCACCCTGGTGCTGCCCGAGCGCCCTTTGGCCACCCGGCCGGTGAAGGCCGCGAAGGACGGCGCGGTGGCGGCCGACTGA
- a CDS encoding NAD(P)/FAD-dependent oxidoreductase — protein MHDVLVIGGGLAGLTAARVLTRAGQRVRVLEAAPEIGGRVRTRVVGGFTLDAGYQVLFPDYPAVRRNLDLGALDLVPIAPAGVVRRGRRAEALGDPLRDPSSLGSTLLSGALTLGDKARIGKLALELGAPPAHTLLAGPDETTESYLRGQGFSEAALDHFFRPFFGGVFLRRDLATSARLFRYYFRLLMTGGAALPRAGMAAVPAQLAQGLDVRTGVRVTHLQPHATHVTAQTSAGELDARQVIVATDAWSAAPLLGEDTRTPRGSQGSAYLYYAADAPVEKQRRLLLNGEAGLINNAQWMGQAVPGRAPEGQDLLVVTALASAQGGVPELDDAALDARVRAELSRWYGEAAVSGLRTLGTERIPHAQYPQPPGYAATLPGHATALPGVLRAGEVTSMSGIQGAMESGEKAAAIVLNDLAAMSRPQGA, from the coding sequence ATGCACGACGTTCTGGTCATCGGCGGGGGCCTCGCGGGGCTGACGGCGGCGCGGGTCCTTACGCGCGCGGGGCAGCGGGTCCGGGTGCTGGAGGCCGCCCCCGAGATCGGCGGGCGGGTCCGGACGCGGGTGGTCGGGGGCTTTACCCTCGACGCCGGGTATCAGGTGCTGTTTCCCGACTACCCGGCGGTGCGGCGCAACCTCGACCTGGGCGCTCTGGACCTCGTGCCCATCGCCCCGGCGGGCGTGGTGCGCCGGGGGCGGCGGGCCGAGGCGCTGGGCGACCCCCTGCGCGACCCCAGCAGCCTGGGCAGCACGCTGCTGAGCGGCGCCCTGACCCTGGGCGACAAGGCGCGCATCGGCAAACTGGCGCTGGAACTCGGTGCGCCGCCCGCCCATACGCTCCTCGCCGGCCCCGACGAAACCACCGAGAGCTACCTGCGCGGCCAGGGCTTCTCGGAAGCGGCGCTCGACCATTTCTTCCGGCCCTTTTTCGGCGGGGTGTTTCTGCGGCGCGACCTGGCGACCTCGGCGCGGCTGTTCCGCTACTACTTCCGGCTGCTCATGACGGGTGGGGCGGCGCTGCCCCGCGCGGGCATGGCGGCCGTTCCAGCGCAGCTTGCCCAGGGCCTGGACGTGCGAACCGGCGTACGGGTCACGCATCTCCAGCCGCACGCCACGCACGTCACTGCCCAGACGAGCGCGGGCGAACTCGACGCGCGGCAGGTCATCGTGGCGACCGACGCGTGGTCGGCGGCGCCGCTGCTGGGCGAGGACACGCGCACGCCGCGCGGCAGCCAGGGCAGCGCGTATCTGTACTACGCCGCCGACGCGCCGGTCGAAAAGCAGCGCCGCCTGCTCCTGAACGGCGAGGCGGGCCTGATCAACAACGCGCAGTGGATGGGTCAGGCGGTGCCGGGCCGCGCGCCCGAGGGCCAGGACCTCCTCGTCGTGACAGCGCTCGCCTCGGCGCAGGGCGGCGTGCCCGAGCTGGACGACGCGGCCCTGGACGCCCGCGTGCGCGCGGAGCTGAGCCGCTGGTACGGCGAGGCAGCCGTGTCGGGCCTGCGAACCCTGGGCACCGAGCGCATCCCGCACGCGCAGTACCCGCAGCCGCCCGGCTACGCGGCGACCCTGCCCGGCCACGCCACGGCCCTGCCCGGTGTGCTGCGCGCGGGCGAGGTCACGTCCATGAGCGGGATCCAGGGCGCGATGGAAAGCGGCGAGAAGGCGGCGGCCATCGTTCTGAACGACCTCGCGGCCATGAGCCGCCCCCAGGGGGCCTGA
- a CDS encoding VOC family protein, translating into MNAHLDHLVIAARTLAEGRAWLEGRLGTALAPGGEHETFGTHNALLSLGGTSYLEVIAVNPDAPAPPRARWFSLDTPEMRARLDGGPALVHWVARVLTLEAGPYPEGEVLELSRGENRWALTVPPDGSLPLGRMVPSLGGVAPSLIAWHTPAPPTRLPASGVTLATLRLGTPQPAELRAVLDRLGFVGEVEVYEAPQPELGAQLDTPGGVVLL; encoded by the coding sequence ATGAACGCGCATCTGGACCACCTCGTCATCGCCGCGCGCACCCTCGCGGAGGGCCGCGCGTGGCTCGAAGGCCGCCTGGGCACGGCGCTGGCCCCCGGCGGCGAGCACGAAACCTTCGGTACGCACAACGCCCTGCTGTCGCTGGGGGGCACGTCCTATCTGGAGGTCATCGCCGTGAATCCGGACGCCCCCGCACCGCCGCGCGCCCGCTGGTTCAGCCTCGACACCCCCGAGATGCGCGCGCGGCTGGACGGCGGCCCCGCCCTCGTCCACTGGGTTGCCCGCGTGCTCACGCTGGAGGCGGGCCCCTACCCGGAAGGCGAGGTGCTGGAACTGTCACGCGGCGAGAACCGCTGGGCGCTGACCGTGCCGCCGGACGGCTCGCTGCCGCTGGGCAGAATGGTCCCCTCGCTGGGCGGGGTGGCCCCCTCGCTGATCGCGTGGCACACGCCCGCACCTCCCACCCGTCTGCCCGCCTCGGGCGTCACGTTGGCGACCCTGCGGCTGGGCACACCGCAGCCTGCTGAGCTGCGCGCTGTCCTCGACCGCCTCGGCTTCGTGGGCGAGGTCGAGGTCTACGAGGCCCCGCAGCCCGAACTCGGCGCGCAGCTCGACACGCCGGGCGGGGTGGTCCTGCTGTAG
- a CDS encoding acyl-CoA dehydrogenase family protein produces MNLLPDPERPEVQQVTRRAAEAIRSHLAECEAAQDVTPEAASALKASGYAALTVPEEFGGLGATLPEFALTQEHLGRAGASLALVLAMNGHVLGSAFAARSWPEPLLARLGQGAARGELLNAVASERNLGSPSRGGLPETVLMPQEDGYRLDGRKTWSTGARALDTALVTAALDGQVVRVRVDMRAPGVEIETTWGGALALRGSGSQDIVLRDVAVSSGDVAPPSPPSPASPAWFWTALSGTYLGVGTAALDELRRYAVTRVPTALGRPIATLPRVRETAGRIHAELWAARALLAHATRAFQADPGDAALPLLAGAKAVCAQAAVNATDQVARAVGGAALSPEQPFERLLRDARAALTHPPTEPEAYERLGGLLMDAAQAEGYSVP; encoded by the coding sequence ATGAACCTGCTTCCCGACCCAGAGCGCCCCGAGGTGCAGCAGGTCACGCGCCGCGCCGCCGAGGCCATCCGTAGCCACCTGGCCGAGTGTGAGGCAGCACAGGACGTGACCCCAGAAGCCGCCTCCGCCCTGAAGGCCAGCGGATACGCTGCCCTAACGGTGCCGGAAGAATTCGGCGGTCTAGGCGCGACCCTACCTGAATTCGCGCTCACCCAGGAGCACCTGGGGCGGGCGGGGGCGTCGCTGGCCTTGGTGCTCGCCATGAACGGGCACGTGCTGGGTAGCGCCTTCGCGGCGCGGTCTTGGCCGGAGCCGCTGCTGGCGCGCCTGGGCCAGGGGGCGGCGCGCGGCGAACTGCTCAACGCCGTCGCCAGCGAGCGCAACCTGGGCAGCCCCTCGCGCGGCGGCCTGCCCGAAACGGTCCTGATGCCACAGGAGGACGGCTACCGCCTGGACGGCCGCAAGACGTGGTCCACCGGCGCCCGCGCGCTCGACACGGCCTTGGTGACCGCCGCCCTGGACGGTCAGGTCGTCCGGGTCCGGGTGGACATGCGCGCGCCCGGAGTGGAGATCGAGACGACCTGGGGCGGCGCCCTGGCCCTGCGCGGCAGCGGCTCGCAGGACATCGTGCTGAGGGACGTGGCCGTATCATCCGGCGACGTGGCCCCGCCGTCGCCCCCCAGCCCGGCCAGCCCCGCGTGGTTCTGGACGGCGCTGTCGGGTACCTACCTGGGCGTGGGGACCGCTGCCCTCGACGAACTGCGCCGCTACGCCGTGACCCGCGTGCCCACGGCCCTGGGCCGGCCCATCGCCACGCTGCCGCGCGTGCGGGAGACGGCCGGGCGAATCCACGCCGAGCTGTGGGCCGCCCGCGCGCTGCTGGCGCACGCTACCCGAGCATTCCAAGCGGATCCTGGCGACGCCGCGTTGCCGCTGCTGGCCGGGGCCAAGGCCGTGTGCGCGCAGGCCGCCGTGAACGCCACCGACCAGGTTGCCCGCGCCGTGGGCGGAGCCGCGCTGTCGCCCGAGCAGCCCTTCGAGCGGCTGCTGCGCGACGCGCGTGCCGCCCTGACCCACCCGCCTACCGAGCCCGAGGCCTACGAGCGCCTCGGCGGCCTGCTCATGGACGCGGCCCAGGCCGAGGGCTACAGCGTGCCGTGA
- a CDS encoding rhomboid family intramembrane serine protease — protein sequence MRRAPTTDPLRPTPTRREPSRVAAALTATGVLVGVVWVLEFVDVLGFGGRLDLFGIQPRNPAALGHIFTAPFMHAGFPHLLANTVPLAVLSFMSAARNLWRYLAASLIIVTVGGALVWLFGRGGSVHLGASELIFGYLGYLLGVGWWERTPVAIGVAVAAFLLYGGLIWGVFPSNPYVSWEGHLFGFLAGLLAAVLLHGRRPGTPTARL from the coding sequence ATGCGCCGCGCGCCCACCACCGATCCCCTCCGGCCCACCCCGACCCGGCGCGAGCCTTCGCGGGTGGCCGCCGCCCTTACCGCGACCGGCGTGCTCGTGGGGGTGGTGTGGGTGCTGGAATTCGTGGACGTGCTGGGCTTTGGCGGGCGCCTGGACCTGTTCGGCATCCAGCCGCGCAATCCGGCCGCTCTGGGCCACATCTTCACGGCGCCGTTCATGCACGCGGGCTTTCCCCACCTGCTCGCCAACACGGTGCCGCTCGCGGTGCTGTCCTTCATGAGCGCGGCGCGCAACCTGTGGCGCTACCTCGCGGCCAGCCTCATCATCGTGACGGTGGGGGGCGCGCTCGTGTGGCTGTTCGGGCGCGGGGGCAGCGTGCACCTGGGGGCCAGCGAGCTGATCTTCGGGTATCTGGGCTACCTGCTGGGCGTCGGCTGGTGGGAGCGCACCCCGGTCGCCATCGGGGTGGCGGTCGCGGCCTTCCTGCTGTACGGCGGGCTCATCTGGGGCGTGTTTCCCAGCAATCCCTACGTGTCGTGGGAGGGACACCTGTTCGGTTTCCTGGCCGGCCTGCTCGCAGCGGTGCTGCTGCACGGGCGGCGGCCGGGCACCCCCACGGCGCGGTTGTAG
- the proS gene encoding proline--tRNA ligase, with protein MALAPTHEEVAAGLAREVVGSYRDLPLSVYQIGRKFRDELRPRAGLLRTREFTMKDGYSFHAGEADLRRHFGAMSDAYARLLTRLGAPWQVVEADSGSIGGAGSREFMVLSEVGEDELLRTPDGRYAANAEQAVSRAAEVGPSPFPYCARVHTPRASSVEVVAAALGCASGHVVKTLLFTARVGGEGAGGATGMVWPVLVCLRGDHTLNPVKLRNAVAARVDGPLLTLEAAVPGDWTEDARVPLGFVGPDLPDTVVARRAGVRPAFLRLCDGAAAEVRGFVAGANETDWHVAGADWEVTHARPEVAELRQARVGEASVHDLSQRLESARGIEVGHVFQLGTRYTAALGATFTGADGREQPLHMGCYGIGVTRLVQALAEVWADDRGLVWPVVLAPYAVMVTVVDPGDPVQREAAEVLYTQLRAAGIDALLDDRDVRPGAKFADADLVGLPWRVTVGRHAAQGEAELTARRGGETRRVPLAGLVNELRTRLAGEG; from the coding sequence TTGGCCCTGGCTCCGACCCACGAGGAGGTCGCGGCGGGCCTGGCGCGCGAGGTGGTCGGCAGCTACCGCGACCTGCCGCTGAGCGTGTACCAGATCGGGCGCAAGTTCCGCGACGAGCTTCGCCCACGCGCCGGCCTGCTGCGGACCCGCGAGTTCACGATGAAGGACGGCTACAGCTTTCATGCCGGCGAAGCCGATCTGCGCCGGCACTTCGGGGCGATGTCGGACGCCTACGCCCGCCTCCTGACCCGGCTGGGCGCGCCGTGGCAGGTCGTTGAGGCCGACAGTGGCAGCATCGGCGGCGCGGGGAGCCGCGAATTCATGGTGCTGAGCGAGGTCGGTGAGGACGAACTGCTGCGCACCCCCGACGGCCGCTACGCCGCCAACGCCGAGCAGGCCGTGTCGCGCGCGGCGGAGGTCGGGCCGTCGCCGTTCCCGTACTGTGCACGGGTCCATACCCCCCGCGCCTCCAGTGTGGAGGTCGTCGCGGCGGCGCTGGGCTGCGCGTCTGGGCACGTCGTCAAGACGCTGCTGTTCACAGCGCGCGTGGGGGGGGAGGGAGCCGGCGGCGCGACCGGGATGGTCTGGCCGGTGCTCGTGTGCCTGCGCGGCGACCACACCCTCAATCCGGTCAAGCTCCGCAACGCGGTGGCGGCGCGGGTGGACGGCCCGCTGTTGACCCTGGAGGCTGCCGTGCCCGGCGACTGGACCGAGGACGCTCGGGTACCCCTGGGCTTCGTCGGGCCGGACCTGCCCGACACAGTGGTCGCCCGGCGCGCCGGAGTGCGGCCGGCGTTCCTGCGGCTGTGCGACGGAGCGGCGGCCGAGGTGCGCGGTTTCGTGGCCGGGGCCAACGAGACGGATTGGCATGTGGCCGGAGCCGACTGGGAGGTAACCCACGCGCGGCCGGAGGTGGCCGAGCTGCGGCAGGCGCGGGTGGGCGAGGCGAGCGTACACGACCTCTCGCAGCGCCTGGAGTCGGCGCGGGGCATCGAGGTGGGGCATGTCTTTCAGCTCGGCACGCGCTACACGGCGGCGCTGGGGGCGACCTTCACGGGGGCGGACGGCCGGGAACAGCCACTGCACATGGGCTGCTACGGCATCGGCGTGACGCGGCTGGTGCAGGCCCTGGCCGAGGTCTGGGCCGACGACCGGGGGCTGGTCTGGCCGGTGGTTCTCGCGCCGTACGCGGTCATGGTGACGGTGGTCGACCCCGGCGACCCGGTTCAGCGGGAGGCCGCCGAGGTCCTCTACACGCAACTGCGGGCGGCCGGAATCGACGCCCTGCTCGACGACCGCGACGTGCGCCCCGGCGCCAAATTCGCGGACGCCGATCTGGTCGGGCTGCCCTGGCGCGTCACTGTGGGCCGCCACGCCGCGCAGGGCGAGGCCGAACTGACCGCGCGCCGCGGGGGCGAGACGCGGCGCGTGCCGCTGGCCGGCCTCGTGAACGAACTGCGGACCCGGCTGGCGGGCGAGGGCTGA
- a CDS encoding DUF1345 domain-containing protein, with amino-acid sequence MSSTSTRPSAPPAAFRLVLGGLLGVLTGLILPGHWPWEAHALLGWATFCAVNLLRLAPLLRCSPGETRARATREDNTRVASAFLTLGAAVVSLVGVVFALHEAGQQKGLTPGLLTGLAILTVVLSWLLVHSEYVLHYARRFYSDGGAGVQFVQRGADGPLDDPTFMDFAYLSFTIGMTFQVSDTNLDTREMRRLLLGHAMISYLFSTVIIAVTINAVASLVG; translated from the coding sequence GTGTCCTCCACCAGTACCAGACCCAGTGCGCCGCCCGCCGCCTTCCGTCTGGTGCTGGGCGGCCTGCTCGGCGTGCTGACCGGGCTCATCCTGCCGGGCCACTGGCCCTGGGAGGCCCACGCCCTGCTGGGCTGGGCGACGTTCTGCGCCGTGAATCTGCTGCGGCTCGCGCCCCTGCTGCGCTGCTCGCCCGGTGAAACGCGCGCGCGCGCCACCCGCGAGGACAACACCCGCGTCGCCTCGGCCTTCCTGACCCTGGGGGCGGCGGTCGTCAGCCTCGTGGGGGTGGTGTTCGCGCTGCACGAGGCCGGGCAGCAAAAAGGCCTGACGCCGGGACTCCTCACCGGGCTGGCCATCCTGACGGTGGTGCTCTCGTGGCTGCTCGTGCACAGCGAGTACGTCCTTCACTACGCGCGGCGCTTCTACAGCGACGGCGGCGCGGGCGTGCAGTTCGTGCAGCGCGGGGCGGACGGGCCGCTGGACGACCCCACCTTCATGGATTTCGCGTACCTCTCGTTCACCATCGGCATGACCTTCCAGGTCAGCGACACCAACCTCGACACCCGCGAGATGCGCCGGTTGCTGCTGGGCCACGCGATGATCTCGTACCTGTTCAGCACGGTCATCATCGCCGTGACCATCAACGCGGTCGCCAGTCTGGTGGGGTAG
- a CDS encoding phosphatase PAP2 family protein, whose protein sequence is MPRPAHPPLQAQSLPRPPTRTASVLGLLLLVLAPLLTVGWIGEEVLEQERFVFESPLMFWIHAHTTPGLLHLSTVLHVLGGPEVMGTVFVLVTAALWFRERAQALFALCALGGSVVLNALMKLVFHRPRPELWPRAVVENGASFPSGHSMFAAALWSVVTLLLWRTPWRWPVLGLGVAYCLLMGGSRLVLGVHCPTDVLAGLLTGLAWVYGVWALLGCPGSLRSQAAVIRHPRARAMLDHE, encoded by the coding sequence ATGCCCCGCCCCGCTCACCCGCCGCTCCAGGCCCAGTCCCTGCCGCGCCCCCCTACCCGCACCGCGTCCGTGCTGGGCCTGCTGCTGTTGGTGCTCGCGCCACTCCTGACCGTCGGCTGGATCGGCGAGGAGGTTCTGGAGCAGGAACGTTTCGTATTCGAGTCGCCTCTGATGTTCTGGATTCACGCGCACACGACTCCGGGACTGCTGCACCTGAGCACGGTCCTGCACGTCCTGGGCGGCCCGGAGGTCATGGGAACGGTCTTTGTGCTCGTGACGGCGGCGCTGTGGTTCCGGGAGCGGGCGCAGGCCCTGTTCGCGCTCTGCGCCCTGGGCGGCTCCGTGGTGCTGAACGCCCTGATGAAGCTCGTCTTCCACCGCCCCCGGCCCGAGCTGTGGCCGCGCGCGGTCGTGGAAAACGGCGCGTCCTTTCCCAGCGGGCACAGCATGTTCGCGGCGGCGCTGTGGAGCGTGGTCACGCTCCTGCTGTGGCGCACCCCCTGGCGCTGGCCCGTGCTGGGGCTGGGTGTGGCCTACTGCCTGCTCATGGGCGGCTCTCGGCTGGTGCTCGGGGTCCATTGCCCCACCGACGTGCTGGCGGGTCTCCTGACCGGGCTGGCCTGGGTCTACGGCGTCTGGGCGCTCCTGGGCTGCCCCGGGTCCCTGCGCTCTCAGGCGGCTGTGATCCGGCATCCCCGGGCGCGCGCTATGCTGGACCACGAATGA
- a CDS encoding PASTA domain-containing protein — protein sequence MTGPDTTTLTPPMRTIDGKYEVVRELSRSGNVTLYEVNAAAGALRRVAWFTVGSQADRQGFHTYRTALRAISPAGLTDVVARPGAYYAVWQPVTGTPLTDVVTQPQKQEETVEAVQALAAALANHGFALADADVVLDGQAPRVAYLRPAPQGRSPEDIAALNAPTLAALAGGRVRRKKRERAPGAWLSFVPGLLFLGGAGWLGAQAAQIYLNPPVKAVAAVTGKDARTAAQTLTQSGFRVEYAYGDNANAAVGAVLRQEPAGGTTLPIGRQIVLTVNKPPLMSVPRVEDQTVDQARSLLRDGGLRLGKVVRVDGTLSATPEGRIVAQVPAQGSSTERGQPVQVMVSTGVQGKETWIADLSGMTFEQARDHTRAAGLVINSVSREPSDGPQNLVLRQDPSPFVRVTVGSPVRLVISSARYTPPNTPAGSLPLPPAYVPPLPSVPDEGQGTDTDSGAATPDTATPSTSTPDTSSTTPQEIPPLPQTGLGDNSAQSQTPDPLAARQVDFQYDFPADLPEGSYSVVVQDADGERQVLPATEAARLAGQRAQTPVEVRGNAVFIVRQGTAEYARVAAQ from the coding sequence ATGACGGGGCCGGACACCACCACGCTGACGCCGCCTATGCGGACCATCGACGGCAAATATGAGGTCGTGCGTGAGCTCTCGCGCAGCGGCAACGTCACCCTGTACGAGGTGAACGCGGCCGCCGGGGCGCTGCGGCGCGTGGCGTGGTTCACCGTGGGATCGCAGGCCGATCGCCAGGGCTTCCATACCTACCGCACGGCGCTGCGGGCCATCTCGCCCGCCGGGCTGACCGACGTGGTCGCCCGGCCCGGTGCCTATTACGCCGTGTGGCAACCGGTCACGGGCACGCCGCTGACCGACGTGGTCACGCAACCCCAGAAGCAGGAGGAGACCGTCGAGGCCGTACAGGCGCTGGCGGCCGCCCTGGCGAACCACGGGTTCGCGCTGGCCGATGCCGACGTGGTGCTCGACGGTCAGGCGCCGCGCGTGGCCTACCTGCGTCCCGCGCCCCAGGGCCGCAGCCCCGAGGACATCGCCGCCCTGAACGCCCCGACCCTGGCCGCCCTGGCCGGGGGCCGGGTCAGGCGCAAGAAACGCGAACGTGCGCCGGGCGCGTGGCTGAGCTTCGTGCCGGGGCTGCTGTTCCTGGGCGGAGCAGGCTGGCTGGGGGCGCAGGCAGCGCAGATCTACCTCAACCCACCGGTCAAGGCCGTGGCCGCCGTCACGGGCAAGGACGCGCGCACGGCCGCCCAGACCCTGACCCAGTCTGGCTTCCGGGTCGAGTACGCCTACGGCGACAACGCCAATGCGGCGGTCGGTGCCGTACTACGCCAGGAACCGGCAGGCGGCACCACGCTGCCCATCGGGCGCCAGATCGTCCTGACCGTCAACAAGCCCCCCCTCATGAGCGTGCCGCGCGTCGAGGACCAGACGGTAGACCAGGCCCGCAGCCTGCTGCGCGACGGAGGCCTGCGGCTGGGCAAGGTCGTGCGGGTGGACGGCACACTGAGCGCCACCCCCGAGGGCCGCATCGTGGCGCAGGTGCCGGCCCAGGGGTCGAGCACCGAGCGTGGCCAGCCGGTGCAGGTCATGGTGAGCACCGGCGTGCAGGGCAAGGAAACCTGGATCGCCGACCTGAGCGGCATGACCTTCGAGCAGGCGCGCGACCACACCCGCGCCGCCGGCCTGGTCATCAATAGCGTTTCGCGCGAACCGAGCGACGGTCCGCAGAACCTCGTGCTGCGTCAGGACCCGTCGCCCTTCGTGCGGGTCACGGTGGGTAGCCCGGTGCGGCTCGTCATCTCCTCGGCGCGCTACACGCCGCCCAACACGCCGGCCGGCAGTCTGCCGCTGCCCCCGGCCTACGTGCCGCCGCTGCCCAGCGTGCCCGACGAGGGCCAGGGGACGGACACGGACAGCGGCGCGGCGACCCCGGATACGGCGACCCCGAGCACGTCCACGCCCGACACCTCCAGCACCACCCCCCAGGAGATTCCGCCGCTGCCCCAGACCGGTCTGGGAGACAACTCGGCCCAGAGCCAGACGCCCGACCCGCTCGCGGCGCGGCAGGTCGACTTCCAGTACGACTTTCCCGCCGATCTGCCGGAAGGCAGCTACAGCGTGGTCGTGCAGGACGCCGACGGCGAGCGGCAGGTGCTGCCGGCTACCGAGGCCGCGCGCCTCGCTGGGCAGCGCGCACAGACGCCGGTCGAGGTGCGCGGCAACGCTGTATTCATCGTTCGTCAGGGCACGGCCGAGTATGCCCGCGTCGCGGCGCAGTAA